A single region of the Sphingobium sp. TKS genome encodes:
- a CDS encoding M16 family metallopeptidase: MTLSPFSRRVALMLGLSSLALMPTAQALAAPKAASVAAPAPLSSLVAAVDIPYEEFTLKNGLRVIVHSDRKAPVVGVSIWYHVGSRFEPVGKTGFAHLFEHLMFYGSENADGPFFGRLEDIGATDWNGTTWFDRTNYFETVPTGALDRALFLESDRMGHLLGAVTQTKLDAQRSVVQNEKRMGENEPYGLVEYAQLAAMLPEGHPYRHSTIGSMADLNAASLADVQNWFKTHYGPNNAVLVLAGDIDVPTAKAKVEKWFGNIPAGPAPKDVDATVPTLGQDVEKVMHDNVAATRLYRNWIVPGVNSDDLTPLNLAMAVFGGLSSSRLDNILVRDEKVAVGVKASIQPFEKLSLAEITVDVKPGQDPVAVGKRLDQLLADYLAKGPSADEVQRAATQQLSGTIGGLEKVGGFSGKAVTLAEGAVYSNDPAKYKKDLAAAAAATPQSVSEAARKWLGRPVFRLTVAPGERSAEDNALAGNATHHPAYFRDPKKPAPVAATPPPPTKIAEPGIEPVKDLEFPAVEHATLKNGIPIVFARRATVPVVRVSVSFDAGNAADDKAKLGTAGLTTALLDEGTTTRSSVQIAEEQERLGASISAGNGMDATNVGLYALKPNLDASLGLLADVIRNPAFAPTEVERLRGQVLTRIAAEKTEPMPIAQRLLPPLLYGQAHPYGIPFTGSGTESGVKAVTRADLVAFHDKWLRPDNATIFVTGDTTLADVMPLLEKRFGDWKAPKVAKGAKLFRMDRMMRPSRIILVDKPQSPQSMILAGLLTNKAGTDNPVTLLTANEVLGGSSTSRLIMDLRESKGWAYYAGSALPGVKETIPLLVYAPVQTDKTGESIVAARKDISDFLTAKGTTEAERNQTINSQILSLPGSFETSSDLLGAMMRNRMLGRPDDYYASLPGVYRAMTATDLDKAAREAINPDRLIWVVVGDAKLVKPQLDAVGLPVEMGTLAD; encoded by the coding sequence ATGACTCTTTCCCCTTTTTCTCGCCGGGTAGCCCTGATGCTCGGCCTGTCTTCGCTTGCCCTCATGCCGACGGCGCAGGCGCTGGCGGCGCCCAAGGCCGCCAGCGTGGCCGCGCCCGCGCCGCTTTCCAGCCTGGTGGCGGCGGTGGACATTCCCTATGAGGAATTCACGCTGAAAAACGGCCTGCGCGTCATCGTCCATAGCGACCGCAAGGCTCCGGTGGTCGGGGTGTCGATCTGGTATCATGTCGGCTCGCGTTTCGAACCCGTGGGCAAGACCGGGTTCGCCCATCTGTTCGAGCATCTCATGTTCTACGGCTCTGAAAATGCCGACGGGCCGTTTTTCGGACGGCTGGAGGATATCGGCGCGACCGACTGGAACGGGACGACCTGGTTCGACCGCACCAATTATTTCGAGACGGTGCCGACCGGCGCGCTCGACCGGGCGTTGTTCCTGGAATCGGACCGCATGGGACATCTGCTGGGCGCCGTCACCCAGACCAAGCTCGATGCGCAGCGCAGCGTTGTGCAGAATGAAAAGCGCATGGGCGAGAATGAGCCCTATGGCCTGGTCGAATATGCGCAACTCGCCGCGATGCTGCCGGAGGGGCACCCCTATCGCCACTCGACCATCGGTTCGATGGCGGATTTGAACGCGGCGAGCCTTGCCGACGTGCAGAACTGGTTCAAGACGCATTATGGCCCGAATAACGCCGTGCTGGTGCTAGCGGGCGACATCGACGTGCCGACCGCCAAGGCCAAGGTCGAAAAATGGTTCGGCAACATTCCCGCCGGCCCCGCGCCCAAGGATGTGGATGCGACGGTGCCGACGCTTGGGCAAGATGTCGAGAAGGTGATGCACGACAATGTCGCCGCGACCCGGCTCTACCGCAACTGGATCGTGCCGGGGGTGAATTCGGACGATCTGACGCCGCTCAATCTGGCGATGGCGGTGTTCGGCGGCCTCAGCTCCTCGCGGCTCGACAATATTCTGGTGCGGGATGAGAAGGTGGCGGTTGGCGTCAAGGCCAGCATCCAGCCGTTTGAGAAGCTTTCGCTCGCGGAGATTACCGTGGACGTGAAGCCGGGACAGGATCCGGTGGCCGTCGGCAAGCGGCTTGACCAGCTTCTGGCCGACTATCTCGCCAAGGGTCCGTCCGCCGACGAGGTGCAGCGCGCCGCGACGCAGCAGCTTTCGGGGACCATCGGCGGACTGGAGAAGGTCGGAGGCTTCAGCGGCAAGGCGGTGACGCTGGCCGAGGGCGCCGTCTATTCCAACGATCCGGCCAAATATAAGAAGGACTTGGCCGCCGCCGCCGCCGCCACGCCGCAATCGGTGAGCGAGGCTGCGCGCAAATGGCTGGGAAGGCCTGTGTTCCGCCTGACCGTGGCGCCGGGCGAACGTTCGGCGGAGGATAATGCGCTGGCGGGCAACGCGACCCATCATCCGGCCTATTTCCGCGATCCGAAGAAACCCGCTCCGGTCGCGGCGACCCCGCCGCCGCCAACGAAGATCGCGGAACCGGGGATCGAGCCGGTCAAGGATCTGGAGTTCCCGGCGGTCGAGCATGCGACCTTGAAGAACGGCATTCCCATCGTCTTCGCGCGCCGGGCGACGGTGCCGGTGGTGCGGGTTTCTGTCTCCTTCGACGCGGGCAACGCCGCCGATGACAAGGCGAAGCTGGGCACGGCGGGTCTGACCACGGCGCTGCTGGACGAAGGCACGACCACCCGCAGTTCGGTGCAGATCGCGGAGGAGCAGGAGCGGCTGGGCGCCTCGATCAGCGCGGGCAATGGCATGGATGCCACCAATGTCGGCCTTTATGCGCTGAAGCCCAATCTGGACGCGTCGCTCGGCCTGCTGGCCGATGTGATCCGCAACCCGGCCTTCGCGCCGACCGAGGTGGAGCGTCTGCGCGGGCAGGTACTCACCCGGATCGCGGCGGAAAAGACCGAGCCGATGCCGATCGCGCAGCGCCTGCTGCCGCCGTTGCTCTATGGGCAGGCGCATCCCTATGGCATCCCCTTCACAGGCTCCGGCACGGAAAGCGGGGTCAAGGCGGTGACGCGGGCCGATCTGGTCGCCTTCCATGACAAATGGCTGCGGCCCGACAATGCGACCATCTTCGTGACCGGCGATACCACGCTGGCCGATGTGATGCCGCTGCTGGAAAAGCGCTTCGGGGACTGGAAAGCGCCCAAGGTCGCCAAGGGCGCCAAGCTTTTCCGCATGGACCGCATGATGCGCCCGTCGCGCATCATCCTGGTCGACAAGCCGCAAAGCCCGCAGTCGATGATCCTCGCCGGCCTGCTCACCAACAAGGCAGGCACAGACAATCCGGTGACGCTGCTGACCGCCAATGAAGTGCTGGGCGGCAGTTCCACCTCCCGCCTGATCATGGACCTGCGCGAGAGCAAGGGCTGGGCCTATTATGCGGGCAGCGCGCTGCCCGGCGTCAAGGAGACGATCCCGCTGCTGGTCTATGCCCCGGTGCAGACCGACAAGACCGGCGAGTCCATCGTCGCCGCGCGCAAGGACATCAGCGATTTCCTGACGGCCAAGGGCACGACCGAGGCGGAACGCAACCAGACGATCAATAGCCAGATCCTGTCGCTCCCGGGCAGCTTCGAAACCTCGTCCGACCTGCTGGGGGCGATGATGCGCAACCGGATGCTGGGACGGCCGGACGACTATTATGCCAGCCTGCCGGGTGTCTATCGGGCGATGACGGCGACCGACCTCGATAAGGCGGCGCGGGAGGCGATCAATCCCGACCGGCTGATCTGGGTGGTCGTGGGCGATGCGAAACTGGTGAAACCACAGCTTGACGCGGTTGGCCTTCCCGTCGAGATGGGCACATTGGCCGACTGA
- a CDS encoding efflux RND transporter periplasmic adaptor subunit — translation MNRLTAKLIRSTATIVIVIIAVLVAVWMWNHYERSPWTRDGRVRADVVRVTPDIGGLVTSVAVHDNQAVTAGDLLFVIDRPRYALALEQAEARIASAKATLGQARREATRDVALGDLVAKEAHEQNVARVATAEAALAEAMSARDAAALNLKRTQVVASVNGVVTNLDLHPGDFVAAGQQAMALVDRDSLRVEGYFEETKLPLVCIGAPVTVRLMGEAEDLHGRVDSIAYGINDSSRSDSGNLLPTVEPTFSWVRLAQRIPVRVKLTKVPAEVKLIAGRTATVTIEPARKGAKPGACHHA, via the coding sequence ATGAACCGCCTTACTGCCAAGCTGATCAGGAGCACCGCCACCATCGTCATCGTCATCATTGCCGTGCTGGTGGCGGTGTGGATGTGGAACCATTATGAGCGCAGCCCCTGGACACGCGACGGGCGGGTGCGCGCCGATGTGGTACGGGTGACGCCCGATATCGGCGGCCTCGTCACCTCTGTCGCGGTGCATGACAATCAGGCGGTGACGGCGGGCGACCTGCTGTTCGTGATCGACCGGCCGCGCTATGCGCTGGCGCTGGAGCAGGCCGAGGCGCGGATCGCCAGCGCCAAGGCGACATTGGGCCAGGCGCGGCGGGAGGCGACACGCGACGTCGCGCTGGGCGACCTCGTCGCGAAGGAAGCGCATGAGCAGAATGTCGCGCGGGTGGCGACGGCGGAGGCTGCGCTGGCCGAGGCGATGAGCGCCCGGGACGCCGCTGCGCTCAACCTGAAGCGCACGCAGGTGGTGGCGTCGGTCAATGGTGTGGTCACGAATCTTGACCTGCATCCGGGCGATTTCGTCGCGGCGGGGCAGCAGGCCATGGCGCTGGTCGACCGCGACAGCCTGCGCGTCGAGGGCTATTTCGAGGAAACCAAGCTGCCGCTCGTATGCATCGGCGCGCCGGTGACGGTAAGGCTGATGGGCGAGGCGGAGGACCTGCATGGCCGGGTCGACAGCATCGCCTATGGCATCAATGATTCGAGCCGGAGCGACAGCGGCAATTTGCTGCCGACGGTCGAGCCTACCTTTTCCTGGGTGCGGCTGGCCCAGCGCATTCCGGTGCGGGTGAAACTGACCAAAGTGCCTGCGGAGGTGAAGCTGATTGCCGGGCGCACCGCCACGGTGACGATCGAACCGGCGAGGAAGGGCGCGAAGCCGGGGGCTTGCCACCATGCGTAA
- a CDS encoding TonB C-terminal domain-containing protein codes for MDRAEKIGLGVATAGHVLLFGLLSSGFLATPNPLKLNSPPMDVSLVDEVALKSMAPQVSTQPPPPSVAPEQGPTEDASPAPAPEPAPQPEPTPAPPAPPKPVAKPAPPKPTPAPPKKDVPAAKPKPKPAPEKPKPAAAAPAKASQKPAAKPKPDSPNRASGQGKADKPKGSLLGKDFLKGINAEDDAPRKPAPPPAAAMGPAQKAALDAEIRRQLKPYWKSPSGADIEQLRTFVDVQLSRDGSLAGQPQVVNTTGITASNRAQVTLHQELAVKAIRLAAPFKLPPDLYDGWKSLRISFDKRLSQ; via the coding sequence ATGGATCGCGCGGAGAAAATCGGCCTTGGCGTGGCGACGGCGGGACATGTCCTGCTGTTCGGCCTGCTCTCGTCCGGTTTTCTGGCTACACCCAACCCCTTGAAGCTCAATTCGCCGCCGATGGACGTCAGCCTGGTGGATGAGGTCGCGCTGAAATCCATGGCACCGCAGGTCTCGACCCAGCCGCCGCCGCCCAGCGTCGCGCCGGAACAAGGCCCGACCGAGGATGCCTCACCCGCGCCCGCGCCGGAACCAGCACCCCAGCCCGAACCAACCCCGGCGCCGCCCGCGCCACCCAAGCCGGTGGCGAAGCCTGCGCCACCCAAACCCACGCCCGCGCCGCCGAAGAAGGACGTGCCCGCAGCCAAGCCCAAGCCGAAACCCGCGCCCGAAAAGCCAAAGCCCGCTGCCGCCGCGCCCGCCAAGGCATCGCAAAAGCCAGCGGCCAAGCCGAAGCCCGACTCCCCCAACCGCGCCTCAGGGCAGGGCAAGGCGGACAAGCCCAAGGGATCGCTGCTGGGCAAGGATTTCCTCAAGGGCATCAATGCGGAGGACGACGCCCCGCGCAAGCCCGCGCCGCCGCCCGCCGCCGCCATGGGTCCGGCGCAGAAGGCCGCGCTGGACGCGGAAATCCGCCGTCAGCTCAAGCCCTATTGGAAATCCCCGAGCGGCGCGGACATCGAGCAGCTCCGCACCTTCGTCGACGTGCAGCTTTCCCGCGACGGATCACTGGCGGGCCAGCCGCAGGTCGTGAACACGACCGGCATCACCGCCAGCAACCGCGCGCAGGTGACGCTGCATCAGGAACTGGCGGTAAAGGCGATCCGCCTCGCCGCGCCTTTCAAGCTGCCGCCCGATCTTTATGATGGCTGGAAATCCCTCCGCATCTCCTTCGACAAGAGGCTATCGCAATGA
- a CDS encoding DUF1656 domain-containing protein, translating to MTGEIALGGVYVPTLLLLALVALILSWGVTRLIGAFGLYRFLAYRAAVDLSIFVLMLGALAILVPTLGIRL from the coding sequence ATGACCGGAGAAATCGCCCTGGGCGGCGTCTATGTGCCGACCCTTTTGTTGCTGGCGCTGGTCGCGCTGATCCTGAGCTGGGGCGTGACCCGGCTGATCGGCGCCTTCGGCCTTTATCGCTTTCTCGCCTATCGGGCGGCGGTCGACCTCAGCATTTTCGTGCTGATGCTGGGCGCGCTCGCCATTCTCGTTCCCACCCTTGGAATCCGCCTATGA
- the pal gene encoding peptidoglycan-associated lipoprotein Pal, which translates to MKLSRTLLVATAIVALAACSKKPPKELPPAPGGDTSASTGPTAPSGPVKGSQEDFVASVSSDRILFGTDQYDVDAQDQQILQSQAAWLQQNPNVRVTIEGHCDERGTRDYNIALGERRANAAKNYLASLGIDAGRITTVSYGKERPAALGSDETAWAQNRRAVTVTVQY; encoded by the coding sequence ATGAAACTTTCCCGCACCTTGCTGGTGGCGACCGCCATCGTGGCTCTTGCCGCCTGCTCCAAGAAGCCGCCGAAAGAATTGCCGCCCGCACCCGGTGGCGACACATCGGCTTCCACGGGCCCGACCGCGCCCTCTGGCCCGGTCAAGGGCAGCCAGGAGGATTTCGTCGCCTCGGTATCGTCGGACCGCATCCTGTTCGGCACCGACCAATATGATGTCGACGCGCAGGACCAGCAAATCCTGCAAAGCCAGGCCGCCTGGCTGCAACAGAACCCCAATGTCCGCGTGACCATCGAAGGGCATTGCGACGAGCGCGGCACCCGCGATTACAATATCGCGCTGGGTGAGCGCCGCGCCAATGCGGCGAAGAATTATCTCGCATCGCTCGGCATCGACGCCGGCCGCATCACCACCGTCAGCTATGGCAAGGAACGCCCTGCCGCGCTGGGATCGGACGAAACGGCCTGGGCGCAGAACCGCCGCGCAGTGACGGTCACCGTCCAATATTGA
- a CDS encoding efflux transporter outer membrane subunit: protein MRKRGWTPLLALALAACATAGPDYRPPEQSAATAPGAQGAFLSAQGAGFSNAELPDHWWRLYDDPRLDALVEQALSANTDLRVADANLIAAEAVLREAEAGRTIGTAISGGVSLARPSGTGESLPGVVGYDLGLGASYPLDLNGRIKRAIEASTADLETVVAARDYVRVSVAAATAKAYAQVCAANYSLAVNRRVVALQRETLNATQRLFKGGRGTAFDVSRARAAVDASEASLPAFEAQRQSGLYLLATLLGRAPADYPKEVEGCASLPVLHAPLPVGDGAALIRRRPDIRQVEREIAADTARVGVATADLYPQISIGGSLGLGGPLKSFGSGTSFGMSLGPLLSWSFPNRPVVKARIAQADAQVQADLARFDGTVLEALRQTETALESYRRHAEQAAALDRARDSAGVSAGQAGKLFRFGRGDFLSLLDAQRSLAGAEASAAAARVQLVQDQIAIFLALGGGWSRKDDGAR from the coding sequence ATGCGTAAGAGGGGCTGGACGCCCTTGCTGGCTTTGGCGCTGGCGGCCTGCGCGACGGCGGGACCGGATTACCGGCCGCCGGAACAATCGGCCGCGACGGCTCCGGGTGCGCAGGGCGCCTTCCTGTCGGCGCAGGGGGCGGGTTTCAGCAATGCCGAGCTGCCCGACCATTGGTGGCGGCTCTATGATGATCCCAGGCTGGACGCGCTGGTCGAGCAGGCCCTGTCAGCCAATACCGACCTACGCGTGGCCGACGCGAATTTGATCGCGGCGGAAGCCGTGCTGCGCGAGGCGGAGGCGGGGCGGACGATCGGCACGGCGATCAGCGGCGGTGTGTCGCTGGCGCGGCCTTCGGGCACGGGCGAGAGCTTGCCGGGCGTGGTCGGCTATGATCTGGGCCTCGGCGCCTCCTATCCGCTCGATCTGAACGGTCGGATCAAGCGCGCGATCGAGGCGAGCACCGCCGATCTGGAAACGGTCGTGGCAGCGCGCGACTATGTGCGCGTCAGCGTCGCGGCGGCGACGGCCAAGGCCTATGCGCAGGTCTGCGCGGCCAATTATTCGCTGGCCGTCAACCGCCGGGTGGTCGCCTTGCAGCGCGAGACGCTCAATGCCACGCAGCGATTGTTCAAGGGCGGACGCGGCACGGCGTTCGACGTCAGCCGGGCGCGGGCGGCCGTCGATGCCAGCGAGGCGAGCCTGCCCGCTTTCGAGGCGCAGCGACAGAGCGGGTTGTACCTGCTGGCGACGCTGCTGGGGCGGGCGCCGGCGGATTATCCGAAGGAAGTGGAGGGTTGCGCATCCTTGCCGGTGCTGCATGCGCCGCTGCCGGTGGGCGACGGCGCGGCGCTGATCCGGCGGCGGCCCGATATCAGGCAGGTGGAACGAGAGATCGCCGCCGATACCGCCCGCGTCGGGGTGGCGACGGCGGACCTTTATCCGCAGATCAGCATCGGCGGATCGCTGGGGCTGGGCGGGCCGCTGAAAAGCTTCGGTTCGGGGACGAGCTTTGGCATGAGTCTGGGGCCGCTGCTAAGCTGGAGCTTCCCCAACCGGCCAGTGGTGAAGGCGCGGATCGCGCAGGCCGATGCGCAGGTGCAGGCTGATCTGGCGCGCTTCGACGGGACGGTGCTGGAGGCTTTGCGGCAGACGGAGACGGCGCTGGAAAGCTACCGCCGCCATGCCGAGCAGGCGGCTGCGCTCGACCGGGCGCGGGACAGCGCGGGGGTGTCGGCGGGGCAGGCTGGCAAGCTATTCCGCTTCGGGCGCGGGGATTTCCTGTCCTTGCTGGACGCGCAGCGGTCGCTGGCGGGTGCGGAGGCGTCGGCTGCGGCGGCGCGGGTGCAACTGGTGCAGGATCAGATCGCGATCTTCCTGGCGCTTGGGGGCGGGTGGTCGCGGAAGGATGACGGCGCTCGTTAG
- a CDS encoding FUSC family protein, with protein sequence MNAFGERIGGPAALFSLKCFAAAMLALYVALSIGLERPYWAFLTSYIVAQPLAGAAISKAVFRVIGTLTGAIFSVAIVPPLVNAPELLSLAMALWMAACVFVSLLDRTPRSYMFVLAGYSACLIVFPDVDTPQTIFTVATLRVQEITIGILCGSLIHGVVFPGSITNLLLARVEAMLRDAERWSHDAIALEPVEGLEQERRRLAQDITELHQMSVHLPFDISRLAPRVRTVRAMQDQLSLLLPLGAAVEDRLAMLKAASGGKVPHEVASLIADARAWIVNPGEDIAARTAAADALIAHCAALEPAARAEMDWADMMRLSLFARLSALIAAHRDCRDLYDQMVTHRREAVSPRVGELLEGRRNRELHKDYAGAARGAFGAFITVAVGCALWIGSGWRDGGSAVMLAGVFLSLFAASDNPLAPLKGFMIGTIAASLLGAIYGYVLMPRLDGFAMLAAAYAPMLLLLGTMMASPRWAGIALPTLLGLGSPVLLSDRYRDAFASYANGTVAQLVGLWFAIIMTGLLQSAGVERAIRRTVRAGWNDIANRATLMTPPDVRGWINRMLDRIALLAPRLAATRSESGQPLYDALRDLRTGVAIGELRQLRLDLPADEAAPLADVLTGVSTHYRELDPDAPMPARSALLVDIDQAISDLARNPSAPIRREAILGLVSLRRNLFPESEGYRRVAA encoded by the coding sequence ATGAACGCCTTTGGCGAGCGCATCGGCGGGCCCGCCGCGCTCTTTTCCCTGAAATGCTTCGCGGCGGCGATGCTGGCGCTCTATGTCGCGCTCAGCATCGGGCTGGAGCGGCCCTATTGGGCGTTCTTGACCAGCTATATCGTCGCCCAGCCGTTGGCCGGCGCGGCGATTTCCAAGGCGGTGTTTCGCGTCATCGGCACGTTGACCGGCGCGATCTTTTCTGTCGCCATCGTGCCGCCGCTGGTCAATGCGCCCGAACTGCTGTCGCTCGCCATGGCGCTGTGGATGGCGGCCTGCGTGTTCGTGTCGCTGCTCGACCGCACGCCGCGATCCTATATGTTCGTGCTGGCGGGCTATAGCGCCTGCCTGATCGTCTTTCCCGATGTCGACACGCCGCAGACCATCTTCACCGTGGCGACGCTGCGCGTGCAGGAAATCACCATCGGCATATTGTGCGGCAGCCTGATCCACGGCGTGGTTTTCCCCGGCTCCATCACCAATTTGCTGCTGGCGCGGGTGGAGGCGATGCTGCGCGATGCGGAGCGCTGGTCGCATGACGCCATTGCGCTGGAGCCGGTCGAAGGGTTGGAGCAGGAGCGCCGCCGCCTGGCGCAGGACATTACCGAGTTGCACCAGATGTCGGTGCACCTGCCCTTCGACATCAGCCGCCTAGCGCCCCGCGTGCGGACGGTTCGGGCGATGCAGGACCAGCTTTCCCTGCTGCTGCCGCTGGGCGCGGCGGTGGAGGACCGGCTGGCGATGCTGAAGGCGGCAAGCGGCGGAAAGGTGCCGCATGAGGTCGCAAGCCTGATAGCCGATGCGCGGGCCTGGATCGTGAATCCCGGCGAAGATATCGCCGCCCGCACCGCTGCGGCGGACGCGCTGATCGCTCACTGCGCCGCGCTGGAGCCGGCGGCGCGGGCGGAGATGGACTGGGCCGACATGATGCGCCTCAGCCTGTTTGCGCGACTGTCCGCCCTGATCGCGGCGCATCGCGATTGCCGCGATCTTTACGACCAGATGGTGACGCACAGGCGCGAGGCGGTCAGCCCCCGCGTCGGTGAATTGCTGGAGGGGCGGCGCAACCGTGAATTGCACAAGGATTATGCCGGGGCGGCGCGTGGGGCCTTCGGCGCCTTCATCACCGTGGCCGTGGGTTGCGCGCTATGGATCGGCAGCGGTTGGAGGGACGGCGGCAGCGCGGTGATGCTGGCGGGCGTGTTCCTCTCTCTGTTCGCGGCATCCGACAATCCGCTGGCGCCGCTCAAGGGCTTCATGATCGGCACTATCGCCGCCTCGCTGCTGGGGGCGATCTATGGCTATGTACTCATGCCGCGTCTGGACGGGTTCGCCATGCTGGCGGCGGCCTATGCGCCGATGCTGCTGCTGCTGGGGACGATGATGGCGTCGCCCCGTTGGGCCGGAATCGCGCTGCCCACGTTGCTGGGGCTGGGCAGTCCGGTGCTGCTGTCGGATCGGTACAGGGATGCCTTTGCCAGCTATGCCAACGGCACGGTGGCGCAGTTGGTCGGCCTCTGGTTCGCGATCATCATGACCGGGCTGTTGCAGTCGGCAGGCGTCGAACGGGCGATCCGGCGCACGGTGCGCGCGGGGTGGAACGATATCGCCAACCGCGCCACGCTGATGACGCCGCCCGATGTGCGCGGCTGGATCAACCGGATGCTGGACCGCATCGCCCTGCTCGCACCCCGTCTGGCGGCAACGCGGTCCGAGAGCGGGCAGCCGCTTTACGATGCGCTGCGCGACCTGCGGACGGGTGTCGCCATTGGCGAATTGCGGCAGTTGCGGCTGGACCTGCCCGCCGACGAAGCGGCGCCGCTGGCGGATGTGCTGACAGGCGTCAGCACGCATTATCGCGAGTTGGACCCGGATGCGCCCATGCCTGCCCGGTCCGCCCTGCTGGTCGATATCGACCAGGCGATCAGCGATCTGGCGCGCAATCCCAGCGCTCCGATCAGGCGGGAAGCCATACTCGGGCTGGTCAGCCTGCGCCGCAACCTGTTCCCTGAGAGCGAAGGCTATCGGAGAGTCGCCGCATGA
- the tolB gene encoding Tol-Pal system beta propeller repeat protein TolB, whose amino-acid sequence MTGKARAAFGATLGALLLAFAPAVSAQLSVDVTDESSSNLKIVVPALPAQAEVSTPAGGSTELGRKIAEVIAADLKGSGLFDPSGPNGIPTIAFPEVTSPAYDKWGAYQALVQGFVRTTGGEADITVGCYLYDVALKQELTRQGYVVAPRDWRRAAHKCADAIYARLSGESPFFDSRIAYIAESGPKGNRTKRLAIMDSDGANHRFITNGQSIALTPRFAPDYKSIVYVSYLNNRVRIYIYDIGTGRQRLVTESNNPTFAPRWSPDGRNILFSMAIAGNTDVYRVSATGGAPVRLTTAPGIDVGGSYSPDGRQIVFESDRSGSQQVYVMNADGSGQRRISHGGGRYATPEWSPRGDLIAFTKISGEFKIAVMTPTGDNERILTNGWQDEQPSWSPNGRVLQFFRTTPGRDGNSQVWQVDLTGVNERRIPTPLSGSDPAWGPLLP is encoded by the coding sequence ATGACCGGAAAGGCTCGGGCCGCATTTGGGGCCACGCTGGGGGCGCTGCTGCTGGCGTTCGCGCCCGCCGTTTCGGCACAGCTCAGCGTCGACGTGACGGACGAATCCTCCTCCAACCTCAAGATCGTCGTCCCCGCGCTGCCCGCGCAGGCGGAAGTCTCGACGCCCGCAGGCGGCTCGACCGAACTGGGCCGCAAGATCGCGGAAGTGATCGCCGCCGACCTCAAGGGGTCGGGCCTGTTCGATCCCTCCGGCCCCAACGGCATCCCGACCATCGCCTTTCCCGAAGTCACCAGTCCCGCCTATGACAAATGGGGCGCCTATCAGGCGCTGGTGCAGGGTTTCGTGCGCACCACGGGCGGCGAGGCGGACATCACCGTCGGCTGCTATCTCTACGACGTGGCGCTGAAGCAGGAATTGACGCGGCAGGGCTATGTCGTCGCCCCCCGCGACTGGCGCCGGGCCGCGCATAAATGCGCCGACGCCATCTATGCGCGGCTGTCGGGCGAAAGCCCCTTCTTCGACAGCCGCATCGCCTATATCGCGGAAAGCGGCCCCAAGGGGAACCGCACCAAGCGCCTCGCCATCATGGATTCGGACGGCGCCAACCACCGCTTCATCACCAATGGCCAGTCGATCGCGCTGACCCCGCGCTTCGCGCCCGATTACAAGTCGATCGTCTATGTGAGCTACCTGAACAACCGGGTGCGCATCTACATTTACGACATCGGCACCGGACGGCAGCGGCTGGTGACGGAGAGCAACAACCCGACCTTCGCGCCGCGCTGGTCGCCCGACGGACGCAACATCCTCTTCTCCATGGCGATCGCGGGCAATACCGACGTCTATCGCGTCTCCGCCACCGGCGGCGCACCAGTGCGCCTGACCACGGCGCCGGGCATCGATGTCGGCGGCAGCTATTCGCCCGACGGCCGCCAGATCGTGTTCGAAAGCGACCGTTCCGGCAGCCAGCAGGTCTATGTCATGAACGCCGACGGTTCGGGCCAGCGCCGGATCAGCCATGGCGGCGGCCGCTATGCGACGCCCGAATGGAGCCCCCGCGGCGACCTGATCGCCTTCACCAAGATTTCGGGCGAATTCAAGATCGCGGTGATGACGCCCACGGGCGACAATGAGCGCATCCTGACCAATGGCTGGCAGGACGAGCAACCGAGCTGGTCGCCCAATGGCCGCGTGCTGCAATTTTTCCGCACCACGCCGGGCCGCGACGGCAACAGCCAGGTGTGGCAGGTCGACCTGACCGGCGTGAACGAGCGGCGGATACCCACGCCCTTGAGCGGCTCCGACCCGGCCTGGGGTCCGCTACTGCCTTAA
- a CDS encoding MarR family winged helix-turn-helix transcriptional regulator — MSRSELKRVLAHKMPQVARQWRQLADLALAEFGVSNSAGWCLIYLDRLGPDIRQADLAEELGITQPSLVRTLDQLQAAGLVERVPNPDDRRSNRVAFMPEGQELVGQIEAKLGNLRRELLDGVPDAAIEIIVNLLSLLERRMAERRGQS, encoded by the coding sequence ATGTCTCGATCGGAGTTGAAGCGCGTCTTGGCGCATAAAATGCCCCAGGTGGCGCGTCAGTGGCGGCAATTGGCCGATCTGGCGCTGGCCGAATTCGGCGTCTCGAACAGCGCGGGCTGGTGCCTGATCTATCTCGACCGGCTGGGACCGGACATTCGGCAGGCCGACCTGGCCGAGGAACTGGGCATCACCCAACCCTCGCTGGTGCGGACGCTGGACCAGTTGCAGGCGGCGGGACTTGTCGAGCGCGTGCCCAATCCGGATGATCGGCGCTCGAACCGAGTCGCCTTCATGCCGGAGGGTCAGGAACTGGTAGGGCAGATCGAAGCCAAGTTGGGGAATTTGCGGCGCGAGTTGCTGGATGGCGTGCCCGACGCCGCGATCGAGATCATCGTCAACCTGCTGAGCCTGCTGGAACGGCGCATGGCCGAGCGGCGGGGGCAGTCGTGA